A stretch of the Elusimicrobiaceae bacterium genome encodes the following:
- a CDS encoding prepilin-type N-terminal cleavage/methylation domain-containing protein — MKRGFTLIELLVVVLIIGVLSAIAIPMYQGAVDKSRWSTLLTPAKALQTAQTAAYMENGAYADDTSALVLSLPGEAQDNKYIMPDAEYNIDTKTASQSTITGQLDTLPNVRLSMALKNPDSY; from the coding sequence ATGAAAAGAGGTTTTACCCTAATTGAATTATTAGTAGTCGTATTAATTATCGGAGTGCTGTCAGCGATTGCTATCCCCATGTATCAAGGAGCGGTGGATAAAAGCCGCTGGAGCACTTTACTGACCCCGGCCAAAGCATTACAAACCGCCCAAACGGCCGCCTATATGGAAAACGGTGCGTACGCAGATGATACCAGTGCTTTAGTTTTGTCTTTGCCCGGAGAAGCGCAAGATAATAAATATATTATGCCGGATGCCGAGTATAATATAGATACCAAAACGGCCAGTCAAAGTACCATTACCGGACAATTAGATACCCTGCCGAATGTAAGACTTTCTATGGCACTTAAAAACCCGGACAGTTATTT